A genomic stretch from Engraulis encrasicolus isolate BLACKSEA-1 chromosome 10, IST_EnEncr_1.0, whole genome shotgun sequence includes:
- the LOC134457318 gene encoding putative N-acetyltransferase 8B, whose amino-acid sequence MVQKRSRGTARETGNEWGERDGEGSGNDPGPEPIPAPPRNVVFSPSAPVSIRPYRPADKASVMSLFRFGVMEHVYPAFFKSMSHPDHVGVAISISMAGYVLGGSSYFEALLFGGAWAGLVYYCCHEVYMGYLNRKLRAEMSDVQTHFLDNPNNHFWVAETEVNGKSKVAGLAGVLVRKGGDEAHHGNNGGGSSWNGGQAMNGEGEGSYGELFQLAVSFPHRRKGVGRQLLHTSLDFCKEQGLSRVVLETSSPQLAALGLAKKTGFVQMSSHSFTHSNRWIAKLARIDVLRMEKAI is encoded by the exons ATGGTACAGAAAAGATCCC GtgggacagcgagagagacaggaaatgagtggggagagagagatggggaaggatcgggaaacgaccccGGGCCAGAACCTATCCCGGCTCCCCCGCGCAATG TTGTTTTTTCCCCATCAGCACCTGTTTCCATTCGGCCATACAGGCCCGCAGACAAGGCCTCTGTGATGTCCCTCTTCCGCTTCGGGGTCATGGAGCACGTGTACCCTGCCTTCTTCAAGTCCATGAGCCACCCGGACCACGTCGGCGTGGCGATTAGCATCTCCATGGCGGGCTACGTGCTGGGCGGCAGCTCCTACTTCGAGGCCCTGCTGTTCGGCGGCGCCTGGGCGGGCCTGGTCTACTACTGCTGCCATGAGGTGTACATGGGCTACCTGAACAGAAAGCTCAGGGCGGAGATGAGCGACGTGCAGACTCACTTCCTGGACAACCCCAACAACCACTTCTGGGTGGCAGAGACGGAGGTGAACGGGAAGTCTAAAGTGGCCGGGCTGGCGGGGGTGCTGGTGCGTAAGGGAGGGGACGAGGCACACCATGGCAACAACGGAGGAGGCAGCAGCTGGAACGGAGGTCAGGCCATGAACGGCGAAGGTGAGGGGAGTTACGGGGAGCTGTTCCAACTGGCGGTCTCGTTCCCTCACAGGAGAAAAGGTGTGGGCAGGCAGCTCCTGCACACCTCTTTGGACTTCTGTAAAGAGCAAGGGCTGTCGCGCGTGGTGCTGGAGACCAGCTCTCCACAGCTGGCTGCCCTGGGCCTTGCCAAGAAGACGGGATTTGTCCAGATGTCCAGTCACAGCTTCACACACTCGAACCGGTGGATTGCTAAACTGGCCCGCATCGACGTGCTACGCATGGAGAAAGCAATCTAA